A part of Aegilops tauschii subsp. strangulata cultivar AL8/78 chromosome 2, Aet v6.0, whole genome shotgun sequence genomic DNA contains:
- the LOC109753424 gene encoding probable carboxylesterase 5 codes for MHANKSSPVPSNKKDAGGEEDITVDLHPFIREYKGGRVERFLSSSYVEASEDAAANRGVATKDVVVDESTGVSARLFLPATAAATGERLPVIMYVHGGSFCTESAFCRTYHNYVRSLAAHAGALVVSVDYRLAPEHPVPAAYDDAWAALQWVASLSDPWLSDHADLGRMFLAGDSAGGNIVYNTAVRAASGGDHIGVEGLVIVHPYFWGVERLPSSELVWDGVAMFTPELIDRLWPFVTAGRLNKNDPRVNPLDEEIASLTCQRVLVAVAEKDTLRNRGRRLAARIRECCAWADGDEKAVTLVESEGEDHGFHLYNPLRATSKVLMENIVQFINQRTSLPLPAALLPELHELHAYGGKKMDPCCLPILGVPARPYMDVFGYGVAMKASSVPKGMRRTSCLHGGQGRRASKTRYGLSLGYAIRLNNKTSRRFSLSATATPGTCVSHNFI; via the coding sequence ATGCATGCAAACAAGAGTTCTCCGGTACCAAGCAACAAGAAGGATGCCGGAGGCGAGGAGGACATCACCGTCGACCTGCATCCATTCATCCGCGAATACAAGGGCGGCCGTGTCGAGCGCTTCCTAAGCAGCTCATACGTGGAAGCGTCGGAGGACGCGGCTGCCAACCGTGGCGTGGCGACCAAGGATGTTGTCGTCGACGAGAGCACCGGCGTGTCCGCACGCCTGTTTCTtccggccaccgccgccgcaACCGGCGAGAGGCTCCCCGTCATCATGTACGTCCACGGGGGATCCTTCTGCACGGAGAGCGCGTTCTGCCGCACGTACCACAACTACGTCAGGTCCCTGGCGGCACACGCCGGGGCGCTCGTCGTGTCCGTGGACTACCGTCTCGCGCCCGAGCATCCCGTGCCTGCGGCCTACGACGATGCATGGGCGGCGCTTCAGTGGGTGGCGTCCCTTTCTGATCCCTGGCTTTCCGACCATGCCGACCTCGGGCGCATGTTCCTCGCCGGCGACAGCGCTGGCGGCAACATCGTCTACAACACGGCGGTGCGTGCAGCTAGCGGCGGCGATCACATCGGTGTCGAGGGGCTTGTCATCGTACACCCATACTTTTGGGGCGTCGAGCGGCTGCCCAGCTCCGAGCTAGTCTGGGACGGTGTCGCCATGTTTACGCCGGAGCTCATCGACAGGCTCTGGCCGTTCGTTACGGCGGGCCGTCTCAACAAGAATGATCCCCGGGTCAACCCTCTTGACGAGGAGATCGCCTCGCTGACATGCCAGCGTGTGCTGGTCGCCGTCGCCGAGAAGGACACCTTGCGCAACCGTGGGCGCCGGCTGGCGGCTCGCATCCGCGAGTGCTGCGCGTGGGCCGATGGTGATGAGAAGGCGGTGACATTGGTGGAGTCGGAGGGCGAAGACCATGGCTTCCACCTGTACAACCCACTGCGGGCGACCAGCAAGGTTCTCATGGAGAACATAGTGCAGTTCATCAACCAGCGCACCTCATTGCCACTGCCGGCCGCTCTGCTGCCGGAGCTGCACGAGCTGCATGCATACGGTGGTAAGAAGATGGACCCATGCTGCTTGCCTATTCTGGGCGTGCCTGCTCGGCCGTATATGGACGTGTTTGGTTATGGGGTGGCCATGAAAGCTTCGAGTGTCCCAAAAGGCATGAGACGTACTAGTTGCTTACACGGCGGACAGGGGAGAAGAGCATCCAAAACTAGATATGGGTTATCTTTGGGCTATGCTATCAGGCTTAATAACAAGACCAGCAGGAGGTTCTCCTTATCAGCAACAGCAACACCGGGGACTTGTGTTTCTCACAACTTCATCTAG